In Gossypium arboreum isolate Shixiya-1 chromosome 5, ASM2569848v2, whole genome shotgun sequence, a single genomic region encodes these proteins:
- the LOC108465816 gene encoding lipid phosphate phosphatase 2-like isoform X1, giving the protein MSEAECPLLNQMRMPEIQLGAHTVRSHGVKVARTHMHDWIILLLLIVIEVILNVIEPFHRFVGEDMMTDLKYPMKDNTVPFWAVPMLAIMLPLFVILVYYFIRKDVYDLHHAILGLLFSVLITGVITDAIKDAVGRPRPDFFWRCFPDGKGVFDPVTKDVMCTGIKSVIKEGHKSFPSGHTSWSFAGLGFLALYLSGKIRVFDRQGHVAKLCIVFLPLLIAALVGISRVDDYWHHWQDVFAGGLLGLTVSSFCYLQFFPAPYEVDGWGPHAYFQMLAESRNVNPSNGSNVQQAELESVYVDSQHCRELSRVNTHDSSPILEGTNGRMGY; this is encoded by the exons ATGTCTGAAGCGGAGTGCCCTTTGTTAAACCAAA TGAGGATGCCAGAGATTCAGTTGGGTGCTCATACTGTAAGGTCTCATGGGGTTAAAGTTGCAAGGACTCACATGCATGACTGGATCATTCTTTTGCTTCTCATTGTGATAGAGGTCATTTTAAATGTTATAGAACCATTTCACCGCTTTGTCGGAGAGGATATGATGACTGATCTGAAATACCCAATGAAAGACAATACCGTTCCCTTTTGGGCCGTTCCT ATGCTTGCGATAATGCTTCCACTTTTTGTCATTCTTGTATACTATTTCATCAGAAAGGATGTTTATGATCTACACCACGCCATACTGG GCCTTCTGTTTTCTGTGCTTATCACTGGTGTTATAACTGATGCTATTAAAGATGCCGTTGGTCGGCCTCGTCCAGACTTCTTTTGGCGTTGTTTCCCTGATGGAAAAGGG GTTTTTGACCCTGTGACAAAGGACGTTATGTGTACTGGAATAAAGAGTGTCATCAAGGAAGGACACAAAAGTTTTCCCAGTGGTCATACTTCAT GGTCGTTTGCAGGTCTTGGATTTCTTGCACTATACTTGTCTGGAAAAATCCGGGTATTTGATCGCCAGGGCCATGTGGCAAAGCTATGCATCGTCTTCTTACCATTACTTATTGCTGCTTTAGTGGGAATTTCTCGAGTTGATGACTATTGGCATCACTGGCAAGATGTTTTTGCTGGGGGTCTTCTAG GGCTAACAGTTTCATCATTTTGTTACTTGCAATTCTTTCCGGCACCATATGAAGTAGATG GGTGGGGGCCTCATGCATATTTCCAGATGTTAGCAGAGTCTCGAAATGTGAATCCATCCAACGGCTCAAATGTACAACAAGCAGAACTCGAGAGTGTATATGTGGATTCACAGCATTGCAGGGAGTTATCGAGAGTGAATACACATGACTCGAGCCCTATTCTTGAAGGAACGAACGGTAGGATGGGATATTGA
- the LOC108465816 gene encoding lipid phosphate phosphatase 2-like isoform X3 — MSEAECPLLNQMRMPEIQLGAHTVRSHGVKVARTHMHDWIILLLLIVIEVILNVIEPFHRFVGEDMMTDLKYPMKDNTVPFWAVPMLAIMLPLFVILVYYFIRKDVYDLHHAILGLLFSVLITGVITDAIKDAVGRPRPDFFWRCFPDGKGVFDPVTKDVMCTGIKSVIKEGHKSFPSGHTSWSFAGLGFLALYLSGKIRVFDRQGHVAKLCIVFLPLLIAALVGISRVDDYWHHWQDVFAGGLLGLTVSSFCYLQFFPAPYEVDGISEEKKGTEAI; from the exons ATGTCTGAAGCGGAGTGCCCTTTGTTAAACCAAA TGAGGATGCCAGAGATTCAGTTGGGTGCTCATACTGTAAGGTCTCATGGGGTTAAAGTTGCAAGGACTCACATGCATGACTGGATCATTCTTTTGCTTCTCATTGTGATAGAGGTCATTTTAAATGTTATAGAACCATTTCACCGCTTTGTCGGAGAGGATATGATGACTGATCTGAAATACCCAATGAAAGACAATACCGTTCCCTTTTGGGCCGTTCCT ATGCTTGCGATAATGCTTCCACTTTTTGTCATTCTTGTATACTATTTCATCAGAAAGGATGTTTATGATCTACACCACGCCATACTGG GCCTTCTGTTTTCTGTGCTTATCACTGGTGTTATAACTGATGCTATTAAAGATGCCGTTGGTCGGCCTCGTCCAGACTTCTTTTGGCGTTGTTTCCCTGATGGAAAAGGG GTTTTTGACCCTGTGACAAAGGACGTTATGTGTACTGGAATAAAGAGTGTCATCAAGGAAGGACACAAAAGTTTTCCCAGTGGTCATACTTCAT GGTCGTTTGCAGGTCTTGGATTTCTTGCACTATACTTGTCTGGAAAAATCCGGGTATTTGATCGCCAGGGCCATGTGGCAAAGCTATGCATCGTCTTCTTACCATTACTTATTGCTGCTTTAGTGGGAATTTCTCGAGTTGATGACTATTGGCATCACTGGCAAGATGTTTTTGCTGGGGGTCTTCTAG GGCTAACAGTTTCATCATTTTGTTACTTGCAATTCTTTCCGGCACCATATGAAGTAGATG GTATTtcagaagaaaaaaaaggaacCGAAGCAATATAG
- the LOC108465816 gene encoding lipid phosphate phosphatase 2-like isoform X4: MPEIQLGAHTVRSHGVKVARTHMHDWIILLLLIVIEVILNVIEPFHRFVGEDMMTDLKYPMKDNTVPFWAVPMLAIMLPLFVILVYYFIRKDVYDLHHAILGLLFSVLITGVITDAIKDAVGRPRPDFFWRCFPDGKGVFDPVTKDVMCTGIKSVIKEGHKSFPSGHTSWSFAGLGFLALYLSGKIRVFDRQGHVAKLCIVFLPLLIAALVGISRVDDYWHHWQDVFAGGLLGLTVSSFCYLQFFPAPYEVDGISEEKKGTEAI; the protein is encoded by the exons ATGCCAGAGATTCAGTTGGGTGCTCATACTGTAAGGTCTCATGGGGTTAAAGTTGCAAGGACTCACATGCATGACTGGATCATTCTTTTGCTTCTCATTGTGATAGAGGTCATTTTAAATGTTATAGAACCATTTCACCGCTTTGTCGGAGAGGATATGATGACTGATCTGAAATACCCAATGAAAGACAATACCGTTCCCTTTTGGGCCGTTCCT ATGCTTGCGATAATGCTTCCACTTTTTGTCATTCTTGTATACTATTTCATCAGAAAGGATGTTTATGATCTACACCACGCCATACTGG GCCTTCTGTTTTCTGTGCTTATCACTGGTGTTATAACTGATGCTATTAAAGATGCCGTTGGTCGGCCTCGTCCAGACTTCTTTTGGCGTTGTTTCCCTGATGGAAAAGGG GTTTTTGACCCTGTGACAAAGGACGTTATGTGTACTGGAATAAAGAGTGTCATCAAGGAAGGACACAAAAGTTTTCCCAGTGGTCATACTTCAT GGTCGTTTGCAGGTCTTGGATTTCTTGCACTATACTTGTCTGGAAAAATCCGGGTATTTGATCGCCAGGGCCATGTGGCAAAGCTATGCATCGTCTTCTTACCATTACTTATTGCTGCTTTAGTGGGAATTTCTCGAGTTGATGACTATTGGCATCACTGGCAAGATGTTTTTGCTGGGGGTCTTCTAG GGCTAACAGTTTCATCATTTTGTTACTTGCAATTCTTTCCGGCACCATATGAAGTAGATG GTATTtcagaagaaaaaaaaggaacCGAAGCAATATAG
- the LOC108465816 gene encoding lipid phosphate phosphatase 2-like isoform X2: MPEIQLGAHTVRSHGVKVARTHMHDWIILLLLIVIEVILNVIEPFHRFVGEDMMTDLKYPMKDNTVPFWAVPMLAIMLPLFVILVYYFIRKDVYDLHHAILGLLFSVLITGVITDAIKDAVGRPRPDFFWRCFPDGKGVFDPVTKDVMCTGIKSVIKEGHKSFPSGHTSWSFAGLGFLALYLSGKIRVFDRQGHVAKLCIVFLPLLIAALVGISRVDDYWHHWQDVFAGGLLGLTVSSFCYLQFFPAPYEVDGWGPHAYFQMLAESRNVNPSNGSNVQQAELESVYVDSQHCRELSRVNTHDSSPILEGTNGRMGY, from the exons ATGCCAGAGATTCAGTTGGGTGCTCATACTGTAAGGTCTCATGGGGTTAAAGTTGCAAGGACTCACATGCATGACTGGATCATTCTTTTGCTTCTCATTGTGATAGAGGTCATTTTAAATGTTATAGAACCATTTCACCGCTTTGTCGGAGAGGATATGATGACTGATCTGAAATACCCAATGAAAGACAATACCGTTCCCTTTTGGGCCGTTCCT ATGCTTGCGATAATGCTTCCACTTTTTGTCATTCTTGTATACTATTTCATCAGAAAGGATGTTTATGATCTACACCACGCCATACTGG GCCTTCTGTTTTCTGTGCTTATCACTGGTGTTATAACTGATGCTATTAAAGATGCCGTTGGTCGGCCTCGTCCAGACTTCTTTTGGCGTTGTTTCCCTGATGGAAAAGGG GTTTTTGACCCTGTGACAAAGGACGTTATGTGTACTGGAATAAAGAGTGTCATCAAGGAAGGACACAAAAGTTTTCCCAGTGGTCATACTTCAT GGTCGTTTGCAGGTCTTGGATTTCTTGCACTATACTTGTCTGGAAAAATCCGGGTATTTGATCGCCAGGGCCATGTGGCAAAGCTATGCATCGTCTTCTTACCATTACTTATTGCTGCTTTAGTGGGAATTTCTCGAGTTGATGACTATTGGCATCACTGGCAAGATGTTTTTGCTGGGGGTCTTCTAG GGCTAACAGTTTCATCATTTTGTTACTTGCAATTCTTTCCGGCACCATATGAAGTAGATG GGTGGGGGCCTCATGCATATTTCCAGATGTTAGCAGAGTCTCGAAATGTGAATCCATCCAACGGCTCAAATGTACAACAAGCAGAACTCGAGAGTGTATATGTGGATTCACAGCATTGCAGGGAGTTATCGAGAGTGAATACACATGACTCGAGCCCTATTCTTGAAGGAACGAACGGTAGGATGGGATATTGA